A single region of the Spirochaetota bacterium genome encodes:
- a CDS encoding tetratricopeptide repeat protein has product MYSKNDVIYCTGGSRAATLNNRAAKLMGEGNYQSAAKELSEGLTHAPLFYPYRYNIGICHIHLTDYKMALLNLRKAMEIFPEYSKTYIQIGYIYQRSNKDDIAIEYYRKALARNNKELRVFSLIGDIYFDRNQLEMAKKYYEASLNLKPRNGRGLLGMAKLHYKRKEYYKSIVQIKSIAPGSEYDISLHYYYAECAYKLQDYQTAYDEYNILLKYKNDKFFLTNSVGLIKHKLDLCRRFIER; this is encoded by the coding sequence ATGTATTCAAAAAATGATGTAATCTATTGCACAGGTGGGAGCAGAGCAGCGACCCTCAACAACAGGGCAGCGAAACTAATGGGAGAAGGTAATTACCAAAGCGCAGCAAAGGAGCTAAGCGAGGGCCTAACCCACGCACCCCTCTTCTATCCCTACAGGTACAATATTGGCATTTGTCATATCCACCTCACAGACTATAAAATGGCCCTATTAAACCTGAGAAAGGCCATGGAGATATTCCCTGAATACTCAAAGACCTATATTCAAATAGGATATATCTACCAGAGGTCAAATAAGGACGATATTGCGATTGAGTATTATAGAAAAGCGCTGGCCAGGAACAATAAAGAGTTGAGAGTCTTTTCATTGATCGGGGACATATATTTCGATAGGAATCAGCTCGAGATGGCAAAAAAGTATTATGAGGCATCCCTGAATCTGAAACCCAGAAACGGGAGAGGCCTCCTCGGTATGGCTAAGCTGCATTATAAGAGAAAGGAATATTATAAATCTATAGTCCAGATTAAATCAATTGCTCCTGGCTCAGAGTATGATATATCCCTGCACTATTATTATGCTGAGTGCGCCTATAAGCTTCAGGACTACCAAACTGCCTATGACGAGTACAATATCCTACTGAAGTATAAGAACGATAAATTCTTTTTAACCAACTCCGTGGGTCTTATTAAGCATAAACTGGATCTATGCAGAAGATTCATCGAAAGATAG